From the Desulfovibrio sp. JY genome, one window contains:
- a CDS encoding pilus assembly protein, with protein MKRYAKKRVRRRQAGSLSVELALILTFVLMPMLAGVVDLGQILLAQAVVTRAAREGALAASRNRNAVQAANLYMQNAGYNLALTSVIATGQGTTGSPVTVTVQYNTSQMVIIPWESISANLGQVVGSATQRQS; from the coding sequence ATGAAGCGATACGCCAAGAAACGCGTGCGGCGGCGACAGGCCGGATCGTTGAGCGTTGAACTGGCCCTTATCCTGACCTTCGTCCTCATGCCCATGCTGGCGGGGGTGGTGGATTTGGGCCAGATCCTGCTGGCCCAGGCCGTGGTGACCCGGGCCGCCCGGGAAGGCGCCCTGGCGGCGTCCCGCAATCGAAACGCCGTCCAGGCCGCCAACCTGTACATGCAAAACGCCGGCTACAACCTCGCCCTGACCTCGGTGATCGCCACCGGACAAGGGACGACCGGCTCCCCGGTCACTGTGACCGTGCAATACAATACCAGCCAAATGGTCATCATTCCATGGGAATCGATCAGCGCCAACCTGGGGCAGGTCGTGGGTTCGGCCACGCAACGCCAATCCTGA
- a CDS encoding pilus assembly protein codes for MQAPQRQHNQHGASAVEMALLLPVVLLILFAIFEYSRFFYLESMAAAVSSNAARLASLPGTTDAAVTALVTAELNNAADASPPGFGLGVTPEVALSPPERVAGDSVTVTFRYPFVPMILPQFVGVPLFPDYITAGASAQVEP; via the coding sequence ATGCAGGCACCGCAGCGACAACACAACCAGCACGGCGCATCAGCCGTTGAAATGGCGCTCCTTCTCCCGGTGGTGCTCCTGATTTTGTTCGCCATTTTCGAATACAGCCGCTTTTTCTACCTGGAATCCATGGCCGCCGCCGTGTCCTCGAACGCGGCCCGCCTGGCCAGCCTGCCGGGGACGACGGACGCCGCCGTCACCGCCCTCGTGACAGCCGAGCTCAACAACGCCGCCGATGCCAGCCCACCGGGGTTCGGCCTCGGCGTGACGCCGGAGGTGGCGCTCTCGCCACCGGAGCGTGTCGCGGGAGACTCGGTCACCGTCACCTTCCGTTACCCCTTTGTCCCCATGATCCTGCCCCAATTCGTGGGCGTTCCCCTCTTCCCGGACTATATCACGGCCGGGGCCAGTGCGCAGGTGGAGCCATGA